A genome region from Candidatus Protochlamydia phocaeensis includes the following:
- a CDS encoding FAD-dependent monooxygenase, whose translation MNKNSSVLIVGAGPSGLMMACELARRGISFRLIDRKPEGIKTTNAVGIQTRTLELFDQVELIDRFLEIGIKCRSACLHSEGEVLNKISFDHLDSFYKFIFLLPQYETERILRERLQELQGHIERQVELMDFKQLDQQVQTTLKHADGQIETLTVDWLVGCDGIRSLVREKSDIPFIGQDIPQTYLVADVKIESRLPNEEMQAYFSSQKIFAAFPLGDGLYRIVANLGAKDTRKTIPEEEIRAIIEERSNHQLQAKEVLWSAPFWIHSMIAKTMHKGRVFIAGDAAHVHSPAGGQGMNTGFQDAYNLAWKLALVIHGQAKPSLLDSYQDERHPVIEEIVRMTEGITKAAIVKNIFLFKLRNFLARTLLRKRFIIDKIAMKMAQLSIRYKKSPFIHYQTNIPSKAPHPGERAPDVVIGSSSKRLYDYLRNLQHNLLIFTGRNPSGDELKEIELLQHWIEQEYSSLIKCFVVSPSSSLLGLQNVILDEQSSIHQRYQANGPGLCLIRPDQYIAFFKRGFPKEELGRFFDQYFIKMTEVNQA comes from the coding sequence ATGAATAAAAATTCCTCCGTTTTAATTGTAGGCGCAGGCCCTTCAGGATTAATGATGGCGTGCGAGTTGGCGAGACGGGGAATTTCGTTCCGTTTAATCGATCGTAAACCGGAAGGAATCAAAACAACCAATGCCGTAGGAATTCAAACGCGGACGCTCGAACTATTTGACCAAGTTGAATTAATAGACCGGTTTCTTGAAATTGGCATAAAATGCCGTTCAGCTTGTCTGCACAGTGAGGGAGAGGTTTTAAACAAAATCTCGTTCGATCATTTGGATTCTTTTTATAAATTTATCTTTTTGCTTCCTCAATATGAAACAGAAAGAATTTTACGGGAACGCTTGCAGGAGTTGCAAGGGCATATAGAAAGGCAAGTTGAGTTGATGGATTTCAAGCAGCTTGATCAACAAGTCCAAACGACGCTTAAACATGCCGATGGACAAATAGAGACCTTGACTGTTGATTGGCTGGTCGGCTGTGATGGCATCAGAAGCCTTGTCCGAGAGAAATCCGATATTCCTTTCATCGGACAAGATATTCCGCAAACGTATTTAGTGGCTGATGTAAAAATAGAAAGCCGGCTTCCCAATGAGGAAATGCAAGCTTATTTTAGCAGCCAAAAAATCTTTGCGGCCTTCCCTTTAGGAGATGGCTTGTACCGCATTGTAGCCAATCTTGGCGCTAAAGATACGAGGAAAACAATCCCTGAAGAAGAAATCAGAGCAATTATTGAAGAGCGCTCCAATCACCAATTGCAAGCGAAGGAAGTCCTTTGGTCCGCGCCTTTCTGGATTCACAGCATGATTGCTAAGACTATGCATAAGGGGCGCGTTTTTATTGCAGGCGATGCGGCTCATGTTCACTCTCCGGCTGGCGGGCAGGGAATGAATACGGGATTTCAAGATGCCTATAACCTAGCTTGGAAGCTGGCCTTAGTCATTCATGGACAGGCGAAACCTTCTTTGCTTGATAGTTATCAAGATGAACGGCATCCCGTCATCGAGGAAATTGTCCGCATGACGGAAGGGATTACCAAAGCTGCTATTGTTAAGAATATCTTCTTATTTAAGCTGCGGAACTTTTTAGCGCGAACATTATTGAGAAAGCGCTTTATTATAGATAAAATCGCCATGAAGATGGCCCAATTAAGCATTAGATATAAAAAAAGTCCCTTTATTCACTATCAAACCAATATTCCTTCTAAAGCTCCCCATCCGGGAGAAAGAGCCCCGGATGTCGTCATCGGCTCATCATCGAAGCGGCTCTACGATTATTTAAGAAATCTCCAGCACAATTTATTGATTTTCACCGGGCGCAATCCAAGCGGGGATGAGTTAAAGGAGATAGAACTTCTTCAGCATTGGATAGAGCAAGAGTATTCTTCGCTCATTAAGTGCTTTGTCGTCAGTCCGAGCTCCTCCCTTTTAGGATTGCAAAATGTCATTTTAGATGAACAATCTTCCATTCACCAACGCTATCAAGCGAATGGGCCCGGCCTATGCTTAATTAGGCCCGACCAATATATTGCTTTTTTCAAGCGAGGTTTTCCGAAGGAAGAATTAGGCCGCTTTTTCGATCAGTATTTTATAAAAATGACGGAAGTGAACCAGGCATAA
- a CDS encoding glutamate synthase-related protein gives MKGYKNYKKYHIEAKHAPNIIPHPYRFQVKVKRGELAKFLLKEILLYRGKIDVILSRPCVYGVFSGPVGGFAPREHLCVGCLRCTTQYPEMVHILPNPARQELGDGYFTPEFVDTVVYEAESGRVPVKGAGYRGKFGGAGWDAMWTDMSEIVRPTRDGIHGREFISTEIDLGGKKPYLTFNPSGLPVDTPHKTISLPVPFLFDALPGNTLAQESVCRLLSDAAHQLQTLAILPLMSLLNFSLKGRHLIPLIHPGEESAIKELKFDPCMIELSAWDETLYQTIQKEFPGSLPVLRINGEGEDLLHYFQAGIRNFHLTADYHGRGRKGGFIKDLIRQAHLTFVQAKCRDEVSFIGSGGMIAAEHIPKAIICGLDAIALDTPILVALQARFQGCCLNREESNFQLPGSLNVEWGKQRLINLIESWRDQLLEILGAMGIREVRRLRGEIGRAMFQEDLEKEAFSGIAGYDR, from the coding sequence GTGAAAGGTTATAAAAATTATAAGAAATACCACATTGAAGCCAAGCATGCTCCAAACATCATTCCTCATCCCTATCGTTTCCAAGTCAAAGTCAAGAGAGGGGAGCTGGCGAAGTTTTTATTAAAAGAGATCTTGCTGTATCGAGGCAAGATAGACGTTATCCTTAGTCGGCCTTGCGTCTATGGCGTCTTTTCAGGGCCTGTTGGCGGCTTTGCCCCCCGCGAACATCTATGTGTCGGTTGTTTGCGCTGTACAACGCAATATCCAGAAATGGTGCACATTCTGCCAAACCCTGCTCGCCAAGAATTGGGCGATGGCTATTTTACGCCGGAATTTGTGGATACGGTCGTTTATGAGGCCGAGAGCGGACGAGTGCCTGTTAAAGGAGCGGGATATAGGGGGAAATTCGGAGGTGCGGGTTGGGATGCCATGTGGACGGATATGTCGGAAATTGTCAGGCCGACGCGAGATGGAATCCATGGACGAGAGTTCATTTCTACGGAAATTGATCTTGGCGGCAAAAAACCTTATTTGACCTTTAATCCATCTGGCCTCCCGGTCGATACGCCTCATAAGACAATTAGCCTTCCTGTTCCTTTTCTATTTGATGCTTTACCTGGCAATACACTTGCGCAAGAGTCTGTATGCCGCCTCTTAAGCGACGCGGCGCATCAACTCCAAACCCTGGCCATTTTGCCTTTGATGTCCTTATTGAACTTTTCTTTAAAAGGACGGCATCTCATCCCTCTTATTCATCCTGGCGAAGAATCGGCGATTAAAGAGCTGAAATTTGATCCTTGCATGATTGAGCTTTCTGCCTGGGATGAAACTCTCTATCAAACCATTCAAAAAGAATTTCCGGGGTCTTTGCCTGTCTTGCGAATAAACGGCGAAGGGGAAGATTTGCTGCATTATTTCCAAGCGGGCATACGCAATTTTCATCTAACGGCAGATTATCATGGACGAGGGCGGAAAGGCGGATTTATTAAAGACTTAATTCGGCAAGCTCATTTAACTTTTGTACAGGCCAAATGCAGAGATGAAGTGTCCTTTATTGGAAGCGGCGGAATGATTGCGGCTGAGCATATTCCCAAGGCTATCATTTGCGGTTTAGACGCCATTGCCCTAGACACCCCTATACTAGTAGCCCTACAAGCGCGCTTTCAGGGGTGTTGCTTAAATCGAGAAGAGAGCAATTTTCAACTTCCCGGCTCTTTGAATGTTGAATGGGGAAAACAGCGCTTGATTAACTTAATAGAATCCTGGCGGGACCAGCTTTTGGAAATCCTAGGCGCCATGGGCATTCGCGAGGTTAGGCGCTTACGCGGGGAAATAGGACGAGCGATGTTTCAAGAGGATTTGGAAAAAGAGGCTTTTTCAGGAATTGCCGGCTATGACAGATAA
- a CDS encoding FMN-binding glutamate synthase family protein has translation MTDKPSNEQLIIDKHTVALRQGFHAWPTLKYGKMPAMGDFRWTTDLILATWKQAETGYPPLGGLDYKKGASGGGFDCLDFRFLAKEQWLPSSFSPSLSLALNRRSYDQKMNIPIPFYGAGMSYGSISEYIMLARAKAAQKWQTFTCTGEGGYPNSLVPYKNHVITQVATGMFGVREETIQYAPIVEFKYAQGAKPGLGGHLLGDKATVAVAKMREAVPWVSLFSPFPFHSVYSVEDHKKHIDWIKTVNPQALIAVKVSTPIDVDMVAVGSFYANAHILQIDGGYGGTGAAPQIAKKNIAMPIELAIPKVHRYLVAEGIRDEIVVMASGGIRTAYDIAKAIALGADGCVLGTAELVALGCTRCANCERGRGCPFGLTTTDPELMQLVDPDWGAERISNLYASFAHQLQDILRKLGLKSIQELRGRTDLLTYAKEPTHYEQPVR, from the coding sequence ATGACAGATAAACCTTCGAATGAACAGCTTATTATCGATAAGCATACTGTTGCTTTGCGCCAAGGCTTTCATGCCTGGCCGACTTTGAAATACGGAAAAATGCCGGCTATGGGAGACTTCCGCTGGACAACGGATTTGATTCTGGCAACTTGGAAACAGGCGGAGACGGGCTATCCGCCACTGGGAGGGCTGGATTATAAAAAAGGAGCTTCAGGAGGAGGCTTTGATTGTTTAGATTTTCGCTTTCTTGCAAAAGAGCAATGGCTGCCTTCTTCCTTCAGCCCTTCTCTTTCGCTGGCTTTAAATCGGCGCTCATATGATCAAAAAATGAACATTCCCATTCCTTTTTATGGGGCCGGCATGTCTTATGGATCAATTAGCGAATATATCATGCTTGCGCGGGCAAAGGCCGCCCAAAAATGGCAAACCTTTACCTGTACAGGCGAAGGGGGATATCCGAATAGCTTAGTTCCATATAAGAATCATGTGATTACCCAAGTGGCGACGGGGATGTTTGGTGTACGGGAAGAAACCATTCAATATGCCCCTATCGTGGAATTTAAATATGCACAAGGTGCGAAGCCTGGCTTAGGCGGACATTTATTGGGAGATAAAGCAACCGTGGCTGTCGCTAAAATGCGAGAGGCTGTCCCCTGGGTTAGCTTATTTTCCCCTTTTCCTTTTCATAGCGTCTATTCGGTAGAAGATCATAAAAAACATATCGATTGGATCAAAACGGTTAATCCGCAAGCCCTTATTGCTGTCAAAGTCTCTACTCCCATTGATGTCGATATGGTGGCGGTCGGAAGCTTTTATGCCAATGCCCATATTTTGCAAATTGACGGAGGGTATGGGGGAACGGGCGCGGCCCCGCAGATTGCAAAAAAGAATATTGCCATGCCAATTGAATTGGCTATCCCCAAAGTTCATCGCTATCTGGTTGCCGAAGGCATTCGCGATGAAATTGTCGTAATGGCAAGCGGCGGCATTCGAACAGCTTATGATATAGCCAAGGCCATCGCATTGGGAGCTGATGGATGTGTGCTGGGGACGGCTGAGCTAGTCGCCCTTGGCTGCACACGATGTGCGAATTGCGAAAGAGGGCGCGGCTGTCCTTTTGGCTTGACGACGACGGATCCCGAACTCATGCAGTTGGTTGATCCCGACTGGGGGGCCGAACGTATCAGCAACCTTTATGCATCTTTTGCCCATCAACTACAGGACATCCTCAGAAAATTGGGACTGAAGTCCATTCAAGAGCTGAGGGGAAGAACAGATCTATTGACTTATGCCAAAGAACCAACTCATTATGAACAGCCAGTCCGATAA